The Edaphobacter sp. 12200R-103 genome contains a region encoding:
- a CDS encoding SDR family NAD(P)-dependent oxidoreductase, with translation MESKKTVIVTGASKGIGAAIVQAFIDRDYNIVATSRSVSEAGFSSSPSLVLVDGDISQATTAEKVARAAVENFGSIDHVVNNAGIFSAKPFTEYTAEEFRRFMAVNLEGFVLVTQLAVRQMLSQGNGGSVTSITAALADNPIAGIPASIPMMTKGGLNAITLSLASEYAKDHIRFNAVAPGVVETPLHKETPTDLLKTRTPMGTISSSKDIANAVIYLTEANHITGEVLHVDDGAHVGRW, from the coding sequence ATGGAAAGCAAGAAGACGGTCATCGTAACTGGCGCCTCAAAGGGCATTGGAGCGGCTATTGTCCAGGCTTTTATTGATCGGGACTACAACATAGTTGCAACATCACGTAGCGTTTCCGAGGCCGGTTTCTCATCATCACCGAGTCTCGTATTGGTCGACGGTGACATCAGTCAGGCAACGACAGCCGAAAAGGTCGCGCGGGCCGCGGTAGAGAACTTCGGCTCCATCGATCACGTTGTCAATAATGCAGGCATCTTCTCGGCGAAACCTTTTACGGAGTACACCGCGGAAGAGTTTCGCCGCTTCATGGCAGTCAACCTGGAAGGGTTCGTCCTGGTGACACAGCTTGCAGTCAGGCAGATGCTGTCGCAGGGAAACGGAGGCAGCGTGACAAGCATCACAGCGGCCTTGGCCGATAACCCCATCGCGGGCATTCCGGCATCGATCCCGATGATGACCAAGGGTGGACTGAACGCAATTACCCTAAGCCTTGCGAGTGAATATGCGAAGGACCATATCCGCTTCAATGCGGTCGCGCCGGGTGTAGTAGAGACGCCTCTCCATAAGGAGACACCGACGGATCTTCTGAAAACCCGAACTCCTATGGGCACGATCTCAAGCTCGAAGGACATCGCCAATGCCGTCATTTATCTGACTGAGGCCAATCATATTACTGGAGAGGTGCTGCACGTGGACGATGGTGCGCACGTAGGACGATGGTAG